A genome region from Hymenobacter tibetensis includes the following:
- a CDS encoding WD40/YVTN/BNR-like repeat-containing protein, which produces MKLPLPFNAAFVVVLSLLLLSASAEAQQRPKQGKAPKGTAVVYDTALYNGLRWRSIGPYRGGRAGTVTGVPGNPNLYYMGTAGGGVWRTTDGGGTWGNISDRYFGGSVGAVAVSESDPNVLYAGEGEQTVRGNVSSGFGVWKSQDAGQTWVHVGLKDSRHIGRIRIHPKNPDIVYVAAIGNLYAPNEMRGVYRTKDGGKNWERVLFASKEAGAVDLLLDPANPRILYASTWNVRRTPYSFSSGGPGSGLWKSTNGGDTWQEISRNEGLPVGTLGIIGVAVSPVNSSRVWALVEAEKGGLFRSDDGGMHWQKLSDDRNLRQRAWYYTRLYADPKDAEILYVLNVSYHKSKDGGRTFQAADAPHGDHHDLWIAPENPNRMVMADDGGAQVSTDGGLNWTTYHNQPTGQFYRVVTDNHFPYRIYGAQQDNSTVRIPHRTTGQAIEERDWEPTAGGESAHLAVDPLNPDIVYGGSYDGFLSRVDHSTQQERTIDVWPDNPMGHGAEGMKYRFQWNFPLLFSPHDPKKLYTGSNQLHVTTNEGQSWEILSPDLTRNDPKTLGPSGGPITKDNTAVEYYGTIFAIAESAAEKGVIWTGSDDGLLHITRDNGKTWAKVQPKGMPEWIQINSIDAHPTLKGAAYVAATLYKSGDFQPYLYKTTDYGQTWTKITTGIPATHFTRVIRADPKRPGLLYAGTEYGMYISFNDGKHWQPFQLNLPPTPITDLTLKNDNLIVATQGRGFWLLDDVTPLHQLSAAVATSKFHLYTPTPSYKMEGRGTATIPATAGQNHPGGVLLYYYLAEKQDSTSAMKLEILDANGKLIRTFANTDRDLKGKTLTKEERAKAKKELLPTRKGLNRYVWDLRYPDASQFEGLILWGGGTQGPKAVPGTYKARLTLNQQTQETTFTVLPDPRSKATPQDLQAQFSFLQEVQQKLTETHDAIRDIRTIRGQLSTITGPLKDHANAKDVLELAGDIEKKITQIEEVLYQTKNKSGQDPLNFPIRLNNKLANLVGQASTGDYRPTEQAIAVKKEVTEQITQQLTQFKTLKEQEIPALNKLIRDKNVDAITLPKPSPPPASSSL; this is translated from the coding sequence ATGAAACTTCCATTACCCTTTAATGCCGCTTTTGTTGTCGTGCTGTCTCTGTTGCTGCTTTCTGCTTCGGCTGAGGCTCAGCAGCGCCCCAAACAAGGAAAAGCCCCCAAAGGCACGGCCGTAGTGTACGACACCGCATTGTACAATGGGCTACGGTGGCGCTCCATTGGGCCCTACCGCGGTGGGCGGGCCGGCACCGTTACGGGCGTGCCCGGCAATCCCAACTTGTATTACATGGGAACGGCTGGAGGCGGGGTGTGGCGCACAACCGATGGCGGCGGCACCTGGGGCAATATATCCGACCGCTACTTTGGTGGCTCGGTAGGAGCCGTGGCCGTCAGTGAGTCAGACCCGAACGTGTTGTATGCCGGCGAGGGCGAGCAAACCGTACGCGGCAATGTATCCTCGGGCTTTGGCGTGTGGAAGTCGCAGGATGCGGGGCAGACGTGGGTGCACGTGGGGCTGAAGGATTCGCGTCATATCGGGCGCATTCGCATCCACCCCAAAAACCCAGATATTGTGTACGTAGCGGCGATAGGCAACCTGTATGCGCCCAACGAAATGCGTGGCGTATACCGCACGAAAGATGGTGGCAAGAACTGGGAGCGGGTGCTCTTCGCCAGCAAAGAAGCGGGTGCCGTAGACCTGCTTTTAGACCCGGCCAACCCACGGATTCTCTACGCTAGCACCTGGAACGTGCGGCGCACGCCCTACAGCTTCTCCTCCGGCGGACCAGGCTCGGGGCTGTGGAAAAGCACAAACGGGGGAGATACATGGCAGGAGATTTCCCGCAACGAAGGACTCCCAGTTGGCACGTTGGGCATCATAGGCGTGGCGGTTTCGCCGGTAAACTCCAGCCGAGTCTGGGCGCTGGTAGAAGCGGAAAAGGGCGGCTTGTTCCGTTCCGATGACGGAGGGATGCACTGGCAGAAGCTCTCAGATGATCGGAACCTGCGCCAGCGAGCCTGGTACTACACGCGCCTGTATGCCGACCCTAAAGATGCCGAGATACTCTACGTGCTGAACGTGTCGTATCATAAGAGCAAAGATGGGGGCCGCACCTTCCAGGCCGCGGATGCTCCGCATGGCGACCACCACGATTTGTGGATTGCGCCCGAAAACCCGAACCGCATGGTAATGGCCGACGACGGCGGCGCCCAAGTCAGCACAGACGGGGGCCTGAACTGGACCACGTACCACAACCAACCTACCGGTCAGTTTTACCGGGTGGTAACCGACAACCATTTTCCGTACCGCATCTACGGGGCGCAGCAGGACAACTCGACGGTGCGCATTCCTCACCGCACAACAGGGCAGGCCATTGAGGAACGCGACTGGGAACCAACCGCCGGGGGCGAGAGTGCTCACCTCGCCGTCGATCCGTTGAATCCTGATATCGTATATGGAGGCAGCTACGACGGATTTCTGTCCCGAGTGGACCATAGTACCCAGCAGGAGCGCACCATAGACGTGTGGCCCGACAACCCCATGGGGCACGGCGCCGAGGGCATGAAGTACCGGTTTCAATGGAATTTTCCCCTGTTGTTTTCCCCGCACGACCCCAAAAAGCTGTACACGGGCTCCAACCAGTTGCACGTCACGACCAACGAAGGTCAATCATGGGAAATACTTAGTCCTGACCTGACGCGCAACGATCCAAAAACGCTAGGGCCCTCGGGCGGCCCCATTACCAAGGACAACACGGCTGTGGAATACTACGGCACCATCTTCGCCATTGCCGAATCTGCGGCCGAGAAAGGCGTTATTTGGACGGGCTCCGACGATGGCCTACTGCATATAACCCGCGACAACGGCAAAACCTGGGCGAAAGTGCAACCCAAGGGCATGCCCGAGTGGATCCAGATCAACAGCATCGATGCGCACCCAACCCTCAAAGGAGCTGCTTATGTAGCGGCCACGCTGTACAAGTCTGGCGACTTCCAACCGTATCTGTACAAGACCACCGACTACGGACAGACCTGGACAAAAATCACCACTGGCATTCCCGCTACGCATTTCACCCGCGTCATACGCGCCGATCCTAAACGCCCAGGACTGCTCTATGCCGGCACGGAATACGGCATGTATATCTCCTTCAACGATGGCAAGCACTGGCAGCCTTTTCAACTGAACCTGCCGCCGACCCCCATCACGGATCTTACCCTTAAGAACGACAACCTGATTGTGGCTACCCAGGGCCGAGGGTTCTGGCTGCTCGACGACGTAACGCCCCTGCACCAGCTCAGTGCGGCGGTGGCCACCAGCAAGTTTCACTTATACACTCCCACGCCAAGCTACAAAATGGAGGGCCGGGGCACCGCCACAATTCCCGCAACTGCGGGCCAAAACCATCCAGGGGGCGTTTTGCTGTACTACTACTTGGCTGAAAAGCAGGATTCGACCAGTGCTATGAAACTGGAAATTCTGGATGCGAATGGCAAGCTGATTCGCACATTCGCCAACACCGACCGGGACCTGAAAGGCAAAACCCTCACGAAAGAAGAAAGAGCCAAGGCGAAAAAAGAACTACTGCCCACCCGCAAGGGACTGAACCGCTACGTGTGGGACCTGCGCTACCCCGACGCCAGCCAGTTTGAAGGACTTATTCTGTGGGGTGGCGGAACCCAAGGCCCGAAAGCCGTGCCGGGCACCTACAAAGCACGCCTGACGCTAAACCAGCAGACTCAGGAAACCACCTTCACGGTACTCCCCGATCCGCGCAGCAAAGCCACTCCCCAAGACCTTCAGGCGCAGTTCAGCTTCTTGCAAGAAGTGCAGCAGAAGCTTACTGAAACCCACGATGCTATCCGGGATATCCGGACCATTCGCGGGCAGCTCAGTACCATTACGGGGCCGTTGAAAGACCACGCAAATGCCAAGGATGTGCTGGAACTAGCGGGAGATATCGAGAAAAAAATCACTCAGATCGAAGAGGTGCTGTACCAGACCAAAAACAAAAGCGGCCAAGACCCCCTGAACTTTCCCATCCGACTGAACAACAAACTAGCCAACCTGGTCGGTCAGGCCAGCACCGGCGATTATCGGCCTACGGAGCAGGCCATAGCAGTTAAGAAAGAAGTGACAGAGCAAATAACTCAGCAACTCACGCAATTCAAAACACTTAAAGAGCAGGAAATTCCGGCCTTGAATAAGCTCATTCGGGACAAGAATGTGGATGCCATTACGCTACCCAAGCCGTCCCCGCCCCCCGCGTCCAGCAGTCTGTAG
- a CDS encoding Imm51 family immunity protein, translated as MANIYSPFVVYDLQEHATPERKYRIVVDLSEMDDYYNVFEKHGYSGSGASWAEHIETILEEHAPELLDHVELAGEGEIFRAYADSRATAEQFLRLVHPIFGDLGSLNKYLSQTDPGDFFE; from the coding sequence ATGGCAAATATCTATTCCCCCTTCGTCGTCTACGATTTACAGGAGCACGCCACACCCGAGCGCAAGTACCGGATTGTGGTGGATCTGTCGGAGATGGACGACTACTACAACGTGTTCGAGAAGCATGGGTACAGCGGCAGCGGCGCTTCATGGGCCGAGCACATCGAAACCATTCTGGAAGAGCACGCACCTGAACTGCTGGATCATGTGGAGCTGGCCGGCGAAGGCGAAATCTTCCGTGCGTATGCGGATAGCCGCGCCACGGCCGAGCAATTTCTGCGCTTAGTGCACCCCATTTTCGGCGACCTTGGCAGTTTAAATAAGTACCTCAGTCAAACCGACCCCGGCGACTTTTTTGAATGA
- a CDS encoding NRAMP family divalent metal transporter — protein MRPARNWGVLLGAAFLMATSAVGPGFLTQTTVFTESLGASFGFVILTSIIIDIGVQLTVWRVIAVAEMRAPDIANRVLPGLGGFISALIVLGGLAFNIGNVGGAGLGLQVLTGLPVTTCALLAAAMSLAVFLVREAGPVMDRFVQVMGVVMILIIIYVAVTTNPPVAEAALRTVAPSRIDFTSIITLVGGTVGGYITFSGGHRLLDAGIKGPASLPHVTQSAIMGVSVASLIRVFLFLATLGVVSRGLAIDASNPPASVFQLAAGQVGYKLFGVVMFAAAITSIIGSAYTSISFLKSLLPGVAAHENRFIIAFIVVSTLVFVTIGKPVSLLVWAGALNGFILPITLATLLIAAYRRDIIGTYRHPLWLAVFGLAVVLVMTGMSGTVLVEQVSGLFK, from the coding sequence ATGAGGCCGGCCCGCAATTGGGGGGTGCTGCTCGGTGCCGCGTTCCTGATGGCCACCTCGGCGGTTGGTCCCGGCTTCCTCACCCAAACCACCGTCTTCACTGAATCCTTGGGCGCCAGCTTTGGCTTCGTGATTCTGACTTCCATCATCATCGATATCGGCGTGCAGCTGACGGTCTGGCGGGTTATTGCGGTGGCGGAAATGCGGGCGCCCGACATTGCCAACCGGGTGCTGCCGGGCCTCGGCGGCTTTATTTCCGCCCTTATCGTGCTCGGCGGTCTGGCCTTCAACATCGGCAACGTGGGCGGCGCGGGCCTCGGCTTGCAGGTGCTCACCGGCCTTCCGGTCACGACTTGCGCGCTGCTGGCGGCGGCTATGTCCTTGGCGGTATTTCTGGTGCGCGAGGCCGGGCCAGTTATGGACCGGTTCGTACAAGTCATGGGCGTGGTAATGATCCTGATTATCATTTACGTAGCCGTTACCACCAACCCGCCCGTAGCCGAAGCCGCCCTGCGTACGGTGGCGCCCTCCCGCATCGACTTTACGTCCATCATCACCCTGGTTGGGGGCACGGTGGGCGGCTACATCACCTTTTCCGGCGGCCACCGCCTCCTCGACGCGGGCATTAAAGGACCGGCCTCCCTGCCCCACGTGACGCAAAGCGCCATTATGGGCGTTTCGGTAGCTTCCCTGATTCGGGTGTTCCTGTTTCTGGCTACGCTTGGGGTGGTGAGCCGCGGGCTAGCTATTGATGCCAGCAACCCACCGGCGTCGGTGTTTCAGCTGGCGGCCGGACAGGTGGGCTACAAGCTCTTTGGCGTGGTGATGTTTGCGGCGGCCATTACGTCTATTATTGGCTCGGCGTACACTTCTATCTCCTTCCTGAAGTCTCTGCTTCCAGGCGTTGCTGCCCACGAAAACCGCTTTATCATTGCCTTCATCGTTGTATCGACGCTGGTTTTCGTAACCATCGGCAAGCCCGTGAGCCTACTAGTTTGGGCCGGAGCGCTAAATGGCTTTATCTTACCGATTACCCTCGCAACCTTGCTTATAGCCGCCTACCGCCGCGACATAATCGGCACCTACCGGCACCCGCTGTGGCTGGCCGTATTTGGTCTGGCAGTCGTTCTGGTGATGACCGGCATGAGCGGCACCGTGCTGGTGGAGCAGGTGTCAGGGCTGTTCAAATAA
- a CDS encoding peptide deformylase: protein MPVRDILQLGHPILRQIAQPVADPTAPAVAALVTDLTDTVAHWRETTGYGRAIAAPQIGELQRVILLRLPGRPVWPFINPSIVAHSPEKMVVWDACLSFLSIFMQVERYEWITVRYQDLTGQWHETHAGRENDLAELLQHEIDHLDGILSIDRMVDVKTLCSREEFERQYRADSPYGRS from the coding sequence ATGCCTGTTCGTGACATCCTGCAACTCGGCCACCCTATTCTGCGCCAGATAGCCCAACCCGTTGCTGATCCGACTGCGCCGGCCGTGGCAGCCCTCGTAACGGATCTGACGGATACCGTGGCCCACTGGCGGGAAACCACCGGCTACGGCCGCGCCATTGCGGCCCCGCAGATTGGCGAGTTGCAGCGCGTGATTTTGCTACGTCTGCCGGGCCGGCCAGTGTGGCCGTTCATCAACCCGAGCATCGTGGCCCACAGCCCCGAGAAAATGGTGGTGTGGGATGCCTGCCTGTCGTTTCTATCGATTTTCATGCAGGTGGAGCGCTACGAGTGGATTACGGTGCGTTACCAGGACCTCACTGGCCAGTGGCACGAAACCCACGCCGGCCGCGAAAACGACCTCGCCGAACTACTCCAGCACGAAATTGACCACCTCGACGGCATCCTCTCCATCGACCGAATGGTAGACGTTAAAACCCTCTGCTCCCGCGAGGAATTCGAGCGCCAATACCGCGCCGACAGCCCGTATGGCCGGTCTTGA
- a CDS encoding CbrC family protein, which translates to MVAPTTPPQFTFNPNAYQVGLFEQQDIVCECCQQPRAYNYAGPIYCVADVEELCPWCIADGSAARKWDAEFQDWVSVEGHDPNPTGAAAAPINSASLDEVLFRSPAYNSWQQGVWLTHCQDMCVFLGYVGGNDIRPLLDELRPDLRAWPNEDFLLRNLSADGSLTGYLFQCRHCGQHRLHIDCN; encoded by the coding sequence ATGGTCGCCCCGACTACACCACCGCAATTCACATTCAACCCGAATGCCTACCAAGTGGGCCTTTTCGAGCAACAAGACATCGTATGTGAGTGTTGCCAGCAACCACGGGCGTACAACTATGCCGGGCCAATATACTGCGTAGCCGATGTCGAGGAGTTGTGCCCTTGGTGTATTGCGGATGGCTCAGCAGCGCGAAAATGGGACGCAGAATTTCAGGACTGGGTTTCGGTAGAAGGCCACGACCCAAACCCAACCGGCGCCGCGGCCGCACCTATCAATTCGGCTTCGCTGGATGAGGTGCTGTTTCGGTCGCCAGCTTATAACTCCTGGCAGCAAGGCGTGTGGCTGACGCACTGCCAGGACATGTGCGTATTTCTAGGCTATGTGGGCGGCAACGACATTCGGCCCTTGCTCGATGAATTGCGGCCAGATTTGAGAGCGTGGCCTAATGAAGACTTTCTGCTGCGTAATCTCTCGGCCGATGGTAGCCTGACCGGCTACCTATTTCAGTGCCGCCATTGTGGCCAGCACCGCCTGCATATCGACTGCAATTAA
- a CDS encoding glycoside hydrolase family 2 TIM barrel-domain containing protein — MKPAALLFALLLSSVVQAQNPPSKTTLFDAGWRFHRGGAQGAEKAGFNDATWKPVDLPHDWSIEDLPGTASPFNPDAISQANGGFTTGGTGWYRKTFVLPATQKGQRIQLQFDGVYMNAEVWVNGQSMGPHPYGYTSFWYDVTDKVKFGSPNLVAVEVKNEGQNSRWYSGSGIYRHVWLTVQGPVHIAQWGTFLSAPQITAASAQVQAETEVVNQSSQAAQFTLLTRLRSPQGQEVARTETKQTVTAGATATVQQTLAVQTPERWSVDKPALYTAVTEVYQGKQLLDQAETRFGIRTISFDTQNGFRLNGQTMKLKGGCFHHDNGPLGSKAYDRAEERKIELLKASGYNAIRCSHNPPSPALLAACDRLGMLVIDEAFDQWREPKNPYDYNLYFDKWWQTDVASMVRRDRNHPSIILWSLGNEIPERSKPEGAKTARQLADFIRTLDTSRPITAAVNGLAPDKDPFFATLDVAGYNYAAGGDHHQQDVYAQDHARVPNRVMYGAETYPLEAFDSWMKTLDHPYVVGDFVWTAVDYIGEASIGWLGYWQYQSFYPWNLAFCGDIDICGWKRPQSFYRDALWKENQVSLFVKPPTPSFPTNPNKEEWSKWEWRDVVADWNWPGQENKPLTVEVYSSCEQVELLLNGKSLGTKPTNRSTQFTATWTVPYQAGELKAIGRKGTKQVGSAELRTATQPTRLTLAADRTTIKADGQDLSYITVELTDSKGVRNPKAENVLKFQLTGPGTIIGVGNANPISTESYQRPQRNAWQGRALVVVKSSEQAGKLTLRATAEGLPAAEVTIEAR, encoded by the coding sequence ATGAAACCTGCTGCTCTCCTCTTTGCCCTGCTCTTGTCTTCCGTCGTGCAAGCCCAGAACCCTCCAAGCAAAACCACCCTCTTCGACGCAGGATGGCGCTTCCACCGCGGCGGCGCGCAGGGAGCCGAAAAAGCAGGCTTCAACGACGCCACGTGGAAACCCGTGGACCTACCCCACGACTGGAGCATCGAGGACCTACCGGGCACTGCTTCTCCCTTCAACCCCGATGCCATTAGCCAGGCCAATGGGGGCTTTACCACCGGCGGTACGGGCTGGTACCGCAAAACCTTTGTGCTACCCGCCACGCAAAAAGGCCAACGCATCCAACTGCAGTTCGACGGCGTGTATATGAACGCGGAGGTCTGGGTGAACGGCCAGTCGATGGGGCCGCATCCTTACGGCTACACCAGTTTCTGGTACGATGTGACCGACAAAGTGAAGTTTGGAAGCCCTAACCTGGTGGCGGTAGAAGTGAAAAACGAAGGCCAGAACAGCCGGTGGTATTCGGGTTCGGGCATCTACCGGCACGTGTGGCTTACGGTGCAGGGGCCGGTGCACATTGCCCAGTGGGGTACGTTCCTGTCTGCCCCGCAAATCACGGCCGCTTCGGCGCAAGTGCAAGCGGAAACCGAGGTGGTCAATCAGAGCAGCCAAGCCGCCCAGTTCACGCTCCTTACGCGCCTGCGCAGCCCCCAGGGCCAGGAAGTGGCCCGCACCGAAACCAAGCAAACCGTAACGGCCGGCGCCACGGCCACCGTACAACAAACGCTGGCCGTGCAGACGCCCGAGCGGTGGTCGGTGGACAAGCCCGCTCTCTACACCGCCGTAACGGAAGTCTACCAGGGCAAGCAGTTGCTCGACCAAGCAGAGACGCGCTTCGGCATCCGCACCATTTCGTTTGACACGCAAAACGGGTTTCGCCTGAACGGCCAGACCATGAAGCTGAAAGGCGGGTGCTTTCACCACGACAACGGCCCCCTGGGGTCGAAGGCGTACGACCGGGCCGAGGAGCGCAAAATCGAACTGCTGAAAGCCAGCGGCTACAACGCCATCCGCTGTTCCCATAACCCGCCTTCGCCGGCCTTACTTGCCGCCTGCGACCGGCTGGGTATGCTCGTCATCGATGAAGCCTTCGACCAGTGGCGCGAACCCAAAAACCCCTACGACTACAACCTCTACTTCGATAAGTGGTGGCAAACCGACGTGGCCAGCATGGTGCGCCGCGACCGAAACCACCCGAGCATCATTCTGTGGAGCCTCGGCAACGAAATACCCGAACGCAGTAAACCCGAAGGCGCCAAAACCGCCCGCCAGCTAGCCGACTTCATCCGCACCCTCGACACCAGCCGCCCCATCACGGCTGCCGTTAACGGCCTCGCCCCCGATAAAGACCCGTTCTTCGCCACCCTCGACGTGGCCGGCTACAACTACGCCGCCGGCGGCGACCATCACCAACAAGACGTTTACGCCCAAGACCACGCCCGCGTGCCCAACCGGGTGATGTACGGCGCAGAAACCTATCCGCTTGAAGCGTTCGACAGTTGGATGAAGACCCTAGATCATCCGTACGTGGTGGGCGACTTTGTGTGGACGGCCGTGGATTATATCGGCGAAGCCAGCATTGGCTGGCTCGGCTACTGGCAATACCAATCGTTCTATCCTTGGAACCTAGCTTTCTGCGGCGACATCGATATTTGCGGCTGGAAACGTCCGCAGTCGTTTTACCGGGATGCACTGTGGAAAGAGAATCAAGTTTCGCTCTTCGTGAAGCCTCCCACGCCTTCTTTCCCCACCAACCCCAACAAGGAAGAGTGGAGCAAATGGGAGTGGCGCGACGTAGTAGCCGACTGGAACTGGCCGGGCCAGGAAAACAAGCCCCTGACCGTGGAAGTGTATTCTTCCTGCGAACAGGTGGAGTTGCTGCTCAACGGCAAGAGCCTCGGCACCAAGCCCACCAACCGCTCCACCCAGTTCACCGCCACCTGGACCGTGCCCTACCAAGCGGGCGAGCTGAAAGCCATTGGCCGCAAGGGTACCAAGCAAGTGGGTTCCGCCGAACTACGCACAGCCACCCAACCCACCCGCCTAACTCTCGCCGCCGACCGCACCACCATCAAAGCCGATGGCCAAGACCTAAGCTACATCACCGTGGAGCTAACCGATAGCAAAGGCGTCCGCAACCCCAAAGCGGAAAACGTCCTCAAGTTCCAATTAACGGGCCCCGGCACCATCATTGGGGTCGGCAACGCGAATCCTATCAGCACTGAGAGCTACCAACGCCCCCAGCGCAACGCCTGGCAAGGACGGGCACTGGTTGTGGTAAAGTCCAGCGAACAAGCCGGCAAACTCACCCTCCGAGCCACTGCGGAGGGCCTACCAGCCGCCGAAGTGACTATCGAAGCCCGTTAG
- a CDS encoding amidohydrolase family protein, translating to MKLVYRLLAVTLPLLAAGYASQQITQAPYDLVITHANVVDVETGRVLPDQMLGVSGGLIQQLSKSTTAPPAAKKTLDARGKYLIPGLWDMHVHFRGGDSLIMANRNLLPLYLAHGITTVRDAGGDLTPAVFSWRQQIRSGQLAGPTIYTSGPKIDGPKAFWAGSLEVETPAQIEKALDSLQALKVDYVKLYESTISRDAFLNTITAAEKRGMTTTGHMPYTATLREASERGLDASEHLYYVFKGCSAKEDSITKAVQTSLSTPKPLGLFAVLPAIYRTYDPATATRLHRTLVANKTAVVPTLYIQKLLAELPETDHSRDTLLAYIDPKIQATYTRRLAGARAQSAATRAFNKQLGAKFTTLVPAMQKAGVTLLAGSDSGASNSYVYPGTSLLGELELMVQAGLTPVQALQAATINGARFLKADKRSGTIQKGKDADFVLLDQNPLANITNLRKINTVITHGKVYTTTDLRQMLQAVKH from the coding sequence ATGAAACTCGTTTACCGCCTACTCGCCGTTACGCTACCGCTGCTAGCGGCAGGCTATGCCAGCCAACAGATCACGCAAGCTCCCTATGACCTCGTTATCACCCATGCCAATGTGGTGGACGTGGAAACCGGCCGGGTACTGCCCGATCAAATGCTTGGCGTAAGTGGTGGCCTGATTCAGCAGCTAAGCAAGTCGACCACTGCCCCACCAGCCGCCAAAAAAACGCTAGACGCCCGCGGCAAGTACCTGATTCCGGGCCTGTGGGACATGCACGTGCACTTCCGGGGCGGCGACTCGCTTATCATGGCCAACCGCAACTTGCTGCCGCTTTATCTGGCCCACGGCATTACCACCGTGCGCGACGCCGGCGGCGACCTGACGCCCGCGGTTTTCTCCTGGCGCCAACAAATCCGGTCCGGACAGTTGGCCGGACCTACCATCTACACCTCCGGCCCCAAAATAGATGGCCCCAAAGCATTTTGGGCCGGTTCACTGGAAGTGGAGACGCCCGCGCAAATCGAGAAGGCGCTGGATTCGTTGCAGGCCCTGAAGGTGGATTACGTGAAGCTCTACGAAAGCACCATCTCCCGCGACGCCTTCCTCAATACCATTACCGCTGCTGAAAAACGGGGCATGACCACCACCGGCCACATGCCCTACACCGCCACCTTGCGCGAAGCTTCCGAGCGGGGCCTCGATGCGTCGGAGCACCTCTATTACGTGTTTAAAGGTTGCTCGGCCAAAGAAGACAGCATCACCAAGGCTGTGCAAACGAGCCTGAGCACGCCCAAGCCGCTCGGTTTGTTTGCCGTGTTGCCCGCCATCTACCGCACCTACGACCCCGCCACGGCCACCCGCCTCCATCGTACGTTGGTAGCCAACAAAACCGCCGTCGTGCCCACGCTCTACATCCAGAAGCTGCTGGCCGAACTCCCCGAAACCGACCACTCCCGCGACACGCTGCTCGCCTACATCGACCCCAAGATTCAAGCCACCTATACCCGCCGCCTGGCGGGTGCCCGGGCGCAATCCGCCGCCACTCGCGCTTTCAATAAGCAGCTCGGGGCCAAATTCACAACTCTGGTACCCGCCATGCAAAAAGCCGGCGTAACGCTATTAGCCGGCTCCGACAGCGGCGCGTCCAACTCCTACGTCTACCCTGGCACCTCCCTGCTCGGCGAGCTGGAATTGATGGTACAAGCCGGCCTCACTCCCGTACAGGCGCTGCAAGCCGCCACCATCAACGGCGCGCGGTTTCTGAAAGCCGACAAACGCTCCGGCACCATCCAAAAAGGCAAAGACGCCGACTTCGTCCTCCTAGACCAGAATCCGCTAGCCAACATCACCAATCTGCGCAAAATCAACACGGTCATCACCCACGGTAAAGTCTACACCACTACCGACTTGCGTCAGATGCTGCAAGCCGTAAAACACTAA
- a CDS encoding VWA domain-containing protein, which produces MPESAAARWKLVLGSAADADNQTPFSPDYQGMDQVLTALYDEQEGKERKAGLGGSAPRVSRWLGDIRTYFPSDVVAVMQRDAMDRLGLQQLLMEPEILRTVQADVHLVGTLLSLSRVMPQKVKHTAREVVRKVVQELEQKLSNPLRQAVQGALSRAVRNPRPRYREIDWGATIRVNLKHYQPAQRTIIPERLVGFGRRGQALKEIVLCLDQSGSMASSVVYAGVFGAVLASIKAVKTHMVVYDTSVADLTQNLHDPVDILFGVQLGGGNDTPLALRYCEQLITRPTDTILILISDLYEGAGEAEMIKRAAALKAAGVTVVVLLALSDDGTPSFDRGAAEKMGALGIPSFACTPAKFPELMAAAIQGRELKV; this is translated from the coding sequence ATGCCCGAATCCGCTGCTGCCCGCTGGAAACTGGTGCTCGGCTCTGCCGCTGACGCCGACAACCAAACGCCCTTCTCGCCCGACTACCAGGGCATGGACCAGGTGCTAACCGCCCTCTACGATGAGCAGGAAGGCAAAGAACGCAAAGCCGGCCTTGGTGGCTCAGCGCCGCGCGTCAGCCGCTGGCTCGGCGACATCCGTACTTACTTCCCCTCCGACGTGGTAGCCGTCATGCAGCGCGACGCCATGGACCGCCTAGGCTTGCAGCAGCTCCTGATGGAGCCCGAAATCCTGCGCACCGTACAAGCCGACGTGCACTTGGTGGGCACGCTCCTATCGTTAAGCCGGGTGATGCCGCAGAAGGTGAAGCACACGGCCCGCGAAGTGGTGCGCAAAGTGGTGCAGGAGCTGGAGCAGAAACTCTCGAACCCGCTGCGGCAAGCCGTGCAAGGCGCCCTCAGCCGGGCTGTGCGCAACCCCCGCCCCCGCTACCGCGAAATCGACTGGGGCGCGACTATTCGGGTGAACCTGAAGCACTACCAGCCAGCCCAGCGCACCATTATTCCGGAGCGGCTTGTGGGCTTCGGGCGGCGCGGGCAGGCGCTCAAGGAAATCGTGCTGTGCCTCGACCAGAGCGGCTCGATGGCCTCGTCGGTGGTGTATGCGGGCGTGTTTGGGGCGGTACTGGCTTCAATTAAAGCCGTGAAAACGCACATGGTGGTGTACGACACGTCCGTGGCAGACCTTACCCAAAACCTCCATGACCCGGTAGACATCCTGTTTGGCGTGCAGCTGGGCGGCGGCAACGACACTCCCCTAGCGTTGCGTTACTGTGAGCAGCTCATTACTCGCCCCACCGATACCATTCTCATTCTAATCAGTGACTTGTACGAGGGCGCTGGCGAGGCCGAGATGATTAAGCGGGCCGCGGCCCTCAAAGCAGCTGGCGTAACGGTGGTGGTACTGCTGGCCCTGAGCGACGACGGCACCCCCAGCTTCGACCGTGGCGCGGCAGAGAAAATGGGGGCCTTGGGCATCCCCAGTTTCGCCTGCACGCCGGCAAAGTTTCCGGAGCTGATGGCGGCGGCCATTCAGGGACGGGAGTTGAAGGTATGA